A stretch of Phoenix dactylifera cultivar Barhee BC4 chromosome 16, palm_55x_up_171113_PBpolish2nd_filt_p, whole genome shotgun sequence DNA encodes these proteins:
- the LOC103709840 gene encoding actin-depolymerizing factor isoform X2, whose amino-acid sequence MALLRSYSNASSGMGVADHCKDTFLELQRKKTHRYVIFKIDEKQKEVVVEKTGGAAESYDDFMASLPENDCRYAVYDFDFVTDENCQKSKIFFIACCKQGLNPWDRDVPLSPWIGMP is encoded by the exons TCAAATGCATCCTCTGGGATGGGTGTTGCGGACCATTGCAAGGATACATTCTTAGAGCTTCAGAGGAAGAAGACGCACCGATATGTGATTTTTAAAATTGATGAGAAGCAAAAGGAGGTTGTTGTAGAGAAGACTGGAGGTGCAGCTGAGAGCTATGATGATTTCATGGCTTCTCTACCAGAAAATGATTGCCGATATGCCGTCTATGATTTTGACTTTGTGACTGACGAGAACTGTCAGAAAAGCAAGATTTTCTTTATTGCATG TTGCAAGCAAGGGTTAAATCCTTGGGACAGGGATGTCCCGCTTTCTCCATGGATCGGGATGCCCTGA